A genomic stretch from Falco biarmicus isolate bFalBia1 chromosome 17, bFalBia1.pri, whole genome shotgun sequence includes:
- the WIPF2 gene encoding LOW QUALITY PROTEIN: WAS/WASL-interacting protein family member 2 (The sequence of the model RefSeq protein was modified relative to this genomic sequence to represent the inferred CDS: deleted 2 bases in 2 codons), whose translation MPIPPPPPPPPPGPPPPPTFSQANTELPKLSREEQRGRGALLQDICKGTKLRKVTQINDRSAPILEKPKGSGGGSYSSSSAAIQAKGGLFQGGVPKLRPVGAKDSSDSSSKQTLQVPGSRAAAPRPPVPASNSRPQDDADNSRGSPPELPRTQRPSLPDLSRPNTTSSTGMKHSSSAPPPPPPGRRAAAPPAPPPAHSAKASSYNREKPLPPTPGQRLPVSRDGPPAPPPIKPPPSPVSIRTGSGAQSQSLAPPPPPYRQPPSVPNGPSSPINESAPELPQRHNSLHRKTPGALRGLAPPPPASASPSLQSSRPPPPARDPPSRGAAPPPPPPMLRNGGRDAPPPPPPYRLHGSAEPPSRGKPPPPPTRTPAGPPPPPPPVRNGHRDSISTVRAFLDDFESKYSFHPVEDFPAPEEYKYFQRIYPSKTNRATRGAPPLPPIPR comes from the exons ATGCCgatccctcctcccccaccgccgccgccgcctggccccccgccgcctcctACCTTCAGTCAG GCAAACACAGAGCTGCCGAAACTGAGCCGAGAGGAGCAGCGAGGCCGTGGGGCCCTCCTGCAGGACATCTGTAAAGGGACCAAGCTAAGGAAAGTGACACAAATCAACGACCGGAGCGCACCAATCCTAGAGA AGCCCAAGGGCAGTGGTGGCGGCAGCTACAGCTCTAGCTCAGCTGCAATCCAGGCGAAGGGCGGCCTCTTCCAAGGCGGTGTGCCCAAGCTCAGACCCGTGGGAGCGAAGGACAGCTCAG ACAGCTCCAGTAAGCAAACCCTGCAAGTCCCCGGCTCCAGAGCAGCCGCCCCCAGGCCCCCGGTGCCGGCCAGCAACAGCCGACCTCAAGATGATGCTGACAACAGCCGGGGCTCTCCGCCGGAGCTGCCGCGCACGCAGAGGCCCTCCCTGCCGGATCTCTCCCGGCCcaacaccaccagcagcaccggcatgaagcacagctcctccgccccgccgcctcccccgccgGGACGCCGTGCTGCCGCCCCTccggcccccccgccggcgCACAGCGCCAAGGCCTCTTCCTACAACCGAGAGAAGCCCCTGCCGCCCACCCCGGGACAGCGACTGCCCGTGAGCAGGGACGGACCCCCTGCTCCACCACCCATcaagccccctccctccccagtcaGTATCCGAACGGGGTCGGGGGCTCAGAGCCAGTCTctcgcccccccgccgcccccttATCGGCAACCCCCCAGTGTCCCCAACGGCCCTTCCAGCCCCATCAACGAATCCGCCCCAGAGCTGCCGCAGAGACACAACTCCTTGCACAGGAAGACGCCGGGCGCTTTGCGGGGTCTGGCACCACCGCCACCTGCTTCAGCCTCCCCGTCTCTCCAGAGCAGTCGCCCCCCTCCGCCGGCCAGAGACCCCCCCAGCCGGGGAGCAG CTCCGCCACCCCCTCCGCCGATGCTGCGAAATGGGGGGCGTGacgccccccca cccccgcccccctaCAGATTGCATGGTTCCGCCGAGCCCCCGAGCCGAGGGAAGCCGCCACCACCGCCCACAAGGACC CCGGCCGGGCCACCACCACCGCCTCCACCGGTGCGGAACGGGCACCGGGACTCCATCTCCACCGTCAGAGCGTTCCTGG ATGACTTCGAATCCAAATACTCCTTTCACCCTGTCGAAGACTTCCCAGCCCCAGAAGAATATAAATACTTCCAGAGAATCTAccccagcaaaacaaacagag cTACACGTGGggccccccccctgccccccatccccaggTGA
- the CDC6 gene encoding LOW QUALITY PROTEIN: cell division control protein 6 homolog (The sequence of the model RefSeq protein was modified relative to this genomic sequence to represent the inferred CDS: inserted 3 bases in 2 codons; deleted 3 bases in 3 codons) — protein MASSSPQCQPTISFPRRRSARCLXPRAPSPPPCGSPPTPGPRTPGRAALATCSPWTKTPPLSPCKRLGDDNLCNVPHALPCSPAKRSKENQGRRLLFKTPPASPQKPSSPGASPQKGGQETPQRCQQPARTRLFRQGGTCYLQAKRVLHTAMPDRLHAREREMGIIRQFLRDHVRGCQPGSLYISGAPGTGKTACLNRVLLDCKDELARSKTVVLNCMSLSSPQAVFPAVAQQLGLPVATAREGVRRLEKQLTAAGPMVLLVLDELDQLENRGQDVLYTLFEWPQLPGSRLVLMGLANALDLTDRSLARLGAWVAGGPRLLHFPPYTXQERLGQVAGDPVLDAAAIQFCARKVSAVTGDARKALDICRRAVEVVELEVQSQTLLKPLPGSDSPVSPVPKRVGLPHISRVISEVFEDRLVAGAVGARDAFPLQQKVLLCSLLLLTRRLRAQEVTLGKLHDAYSKVCQQQQLPAVDQAECLSLVTLLESRGVLELKRAKEARLAKVSLKMEAAAVEHVLQDAVLVGSIMAQGLR, from the exons atggccagcagcagcccccagtgccagcccaccatCAGCTTCCCCCGCAGGCGCAGCGCCCGCTGCCT GCCAAGAGCACCGAGCCCACCGCCCTGCGGCTCTCCCCCTACCCCAGGGCCACGGACCCCCGGCCGGGCGGCGCTGGCCACATGCTCACCCTGGACCAAAACGCCGCCCCTGAGCCCCTGCAAGCGCCTGG GTGACGACAACCTCTGCAATGTCCCCCACgcgctgccctgctccccgGCC AAGCGCAGTAAGGAGAACCAGGGGCGCCGCTTGCTCTTCAAgacccccccagcctccccccagaagcccagcagcccaggggcaTCCCCGCAGAAGGGGGGGCAGGAGACCCCCCAgaggtgccagcagcctgcccGCACCCGGCTCTTCAGGCAGGGAG GCACCTGCTACCTGCAGGCGAAGCGGGTGCTGCACACAGCCATGCCCGACCGCCTCCAtgccagggagagggagatGGGCATCATCCGGCAATTCCTGCGGGATCACGTCCGTGGGTGCCAGCCCGGCAGCCTCTACATCTCTGGAGCCCCTGGGACA GGGAAAACAGCCTGTCTGAACCGCGTCCTGCTCGACTGCAAG GATGAGCTCGCCAGGAGCAAAACCGTCGTCCTGAACTGCATGTCGCTGAGCAGCCCGCAGGCCGTCTTCCCCGCCGTGGCGCAGCAGCTGGGCCTGCCCGTGGCCACCGCG CGCGAGGGCGTGCGgaggctggagaagcagctgacGGCCGCGGGGCCCATGGT cctgctggtgcTGGACGAGCTGGACCAGCTGGAGAACAGGGGGCAGGATGTGCTCTACACCCTCTTTGAATGGCCCCAGCTGCCCGGCTCCCGGCTTGTCCTCATGG GGCTGGCCAACGCTCTGGACCTGACGGACCGCAGCCTGGCGCGGCTGGGGGCCTGGGTGGCTGGTGGCCCCCGGCTGCTGCACTTCCCGCCCTACA TGCAGGAGcggctggggcag GTGGCTGGTGACCCCGTCCTGGATGCCGCCGCCATCCAGTTCTGCGCCCGCAAGGTCTCTGCAGTCACTGGGGACGCTCGCAAGGCCCTGGATATTTGCAG GCGCGCCGTGGAGGTGGTGGAGCTGGAGGTGCAGAGCCAGACCCTGCTCAAGCCGCTGCCCGGCA GTGACTCCCCGGTGTCCCCTGTCCCCAAGCGCGTGGGGCTCCCGCACATCTCCCGTGTCATCTCGGAGGTGTTTGAGGACCGGCTGGTGGCGGGCGCCGTGGGGGCCCGGGATGCCTTCCCGCTGCAGCAGaaggtgctgctctgctccctgctgctgctcacccgGCGCCTGCGTGCCCAGGAGGTGACACTGGGGAAG ctccacGATGCCTACAGCAAggtctgccagcagcagcagctccctgctgtcGACCAGGCTGAGTGTCTGTCCCTTGTCACCCTCCTGGAGTCACGCGGTGTCCTTGAGCTGAAGAGGGCCAAGGAGGCCCGGCTGGCCAAG GTCTCCCTGAAGATGGAGGCGGCGGCGGTGGAGCACGTGCTGCAGGACgcggtgctggtgggcagcatcATGGCCCAGGGGCTGCGCTag